GAAATACTAAACGAATTTTCACAAATAGTATCATCCTGTATTAGGAGAGCTGATGTGCTTTTCAGATATGGTGGAGATGAGTTTGTAGTATTCTGCCCAGAAACAAGAAGAATAGGGGCAAGAGCAGTTGCTGAAAAGATAAGAGCAAATGTAGAAGAATATTTTGCAAAGAAAAATATGGACATAAGAACCAGCATAGGAATAGCAGTTTTTCCTTTTGATGGAGAGAGTTTTGATGAAATAATAGCCACTGCAGACAGAATGCTTTACTACTCAAAGAGAAAAGGCAAAAACAGAGTCACAGACAGATTTGACTTTGTTGAGGAGAATGACAGAAGAAGATTCCCAAGAATACCAACAAAGAAGGTATCCCGAATTACTATTGTATCAAACCAGAAACTATTTGAAGGAGAGATAGTAGACATAAGCAAAAGTGGTATTCTTATAAAGTTTGACGATAAAGCTGAACTAGAGGAGGAAATAGTCAGGTTATACAAAATTACAATAGGTGAAAGTGAGTATTTACTTGAGATGCCCGTAAAAGTTGTAAGAGCCGAAGGTAGCTTTGTCGCTATTGACTTTCAGGAAAACAAAACCCTTGAAACCCTTATTTATCTTTTTGAAAGGTAGAACTACCTCAAAGAATTCTACAACTAAAAGCATTGGACAC
This genomic interval from Brevinematia bacterium contains the following:
- a CDS encoding diguanylate cyclase is translated as MLEARELFVKPIEEEFLTNQYLHQLNSIFEKFRSGNKDIVPENIGLLRDVTRFVFSIEVEDEEVIHHWNKIFSTKTQLPQQDIRIVAFEYFLTNRLIFNPKIMEMERFIGFVEVMFQDYKTHAYNYHMLKALVNYEIEKIRRYGGYFSLLMIDLDNFKRYNDEYGHQFGDEILNEFSQIVSSCIRRADVLFRYGGDEFVVFCPETRRIGARAVAEKIRANVEEYFAKKNMDIRTSIGIAVFPFDGESFDEIIATADRMLYYSKRKGKNRVTDRFDFVEENDRRRFPRIPTKKVSRITIVSNQKLFEGEIVDISKSGILIKFDDKAELEEEIVRLYKITIGESEYLLEMPVKVVRAEGSFVAIDFQENKTLETLIYLFER